One part of the Terriglobia bacterium genome encodes these proteins:
- a CDS encoding glutaredoxin family protein, with translation MRIQLLGKPGCHLCDDAKRVVQMVCAALALPWEQINIEDDADLCERYKDEIPVLLLDGKKTFKYHIEEKALRTSLLRKSKVMRE, from the coding sequence ATGAGGATTCAATTACTGGGCAAACCCGGCTGCCATCTCTGCGACGATGCCAAGAGAGTTGTCCAGATGGTGTGTGCCGCCCTCGCCCTCCCCTGGGAGCAGATTAATATCGAGGACGACGCCGACCTCTGCGAACGGTACAAGGACGAGATCCCGGTCTTGCTGCTTGATGGGAAAAAGACCTTCAAGTATCACATCGAAGAGAAGGCCTTGCGCACATCCTTGCTCCGGAAGAGCAAGGTGATGCGGGAATGA
- a CDS encoding DUF507 family protein has translation MQLAKEFVSHMAFEIVDKLIERDMIEARDPDQLVVTFRDIILEELSMEDKLNEEVRALLNQHSDTIRQDGISYQEMFRKIKTKLARERKIVL, from the coding sequence ATGCAGCTTGCCAAAGAATTTGTTTCCCACATGGCTTTCGAGATCGTCGACAAGCTGATTGAACGCGATATGATTGAAGCACGCGATCCGGATCAGCTCGTCGTGACCTTTCGGGACATCATCCTTGAGGAACTGTCCATGGAAGACAAGCTGAACGAGGAGGTTCGCGCCCTGCTGAATCAGCATTCCGACACGATTCGACAGGATGGGATCTCGTACCAGGAAATGTTCCGGAAAATCAAGACGAAGCTGGCGCGAGAGCGCAAGATTGTCCTTTAG